The Anabaena sp. PCC 7108 region GACGCAACCACCCAGCAATTTCTTCATCTGCTGGCGTGGGGCCTGTTTGACCATCGACGACAAAAATCGCTGCACAAGCTTCTCTGAGTGCGATTAATGCCTGTTGGCGAATCAAAGGCAGGAATTCGGTGTCATCGTTAAAGACTAAACCGCCTGTATCTACGACTAAAAAATCGCGATCGTTCCAAAAAGCAGGTCGATAAGTGCGATCGCGCGTTACACCCGGTTCATCGTGGACAATCGCCGTTTGATCTCCGGCGAGACGATTAACTAAGGTGGATTTGCCCACATTCGGGCGGCCGATAATTGCAATAATTGGCAGTGCCATAAACCAGAGTGCTGAGTGTGTAGATGTGCTGAGTTTTCTATCTACGTTCTTCACCCAGCACTGTTTTGGAGAACTATTTATCATATCACATTTTAAGATTATAGCAAATTTAATTTATATAATTTTTATGTAATTTTAAATAAAAGTGCAAATACAAGTACTTGGTCGTAATGTTGCAAAATACAGCAATAGCAATTATACATAAGTATAAATCAATTATAAGCGTCACAATTAATCACATGAGTAAACGTTCATGGCTAGAAATTAGCGAGTATATATGCTTGGGTTTATCAGTATTGGGAACAATCACAGCTACTGTGACTCAGCAAGTAGTTTATGCAGCTATTCCACTGAGTTTAAGTATGGCGTTAAATTTAGCCAATCGTCCCCGGTTTAATTATTCCCAGTCACAACAACAAATTGAGCAATTACAGTCAAGTCTGCAAAATATGACAGACAACTTTTACCAAGTAACGGAAACTATGGATACATCTAATCAGCGTTTGCAACAAATCGATGCTTGGAGACAACAATTAATCCAAATTATCGACCAAAAAATCGAAATATCAATACAAGAATTGACAGCGAATATTAACCAATTTAATCAACAAATCCAAGTAGTTAATAACCGTTTAACTCGCTTGGATAATTCCCTGCAAAATTTAAATCAGACAATTCACCAACAAGGAGAAGAATTAATAACAGTTCAAGAATTAAAATCTGAATTTTCACAATTTAATCAACAGATTGAAGTTGTTAATTCACGATTTGAGCAAATTGAGAACTCGATCAAAAATTGGAGTGAAAACAGTCAAAAGCAATTAGCTGAATTACGCCAAAATCAAGAAAATCAAAGTTTAGAATTTTCACAATTTAATCAACAGATTGAAGTTGTTAATTCACGATTTGAGCAAATTGAGAACTCGATTAAAGATTGGAGTGAAAACAGTCAAAAGCAATTAGCAGAATTACGCCAAAATCAAGAAAATCAAAGTTTGGAATTTGCCCAACTTAGTCAAAAGATCGAAATAGTTAAACCTCGATTTGAGCAAATAGATAACTCAACACAGCAATTGCATCAAACTATTGGAAAACAAGCTGAAGAATTAGAGCAAGTTAAACAAAATCAAGATACTGAAAGTTCCAAATTTAATAACCTCTTTAATTCTATCAACGATTCTATCAAACAATCTTTGACAGCATTGGATGTGTTGACAGAATTAGATAGTTCATTGGATGCTTTATTAAAACCGTTGCAGACAGAGAATCAGTCAACTAGTCAAACAAATCTGGAATTTAATCAAGCAATTCCAACTACATCTTCATCTGATCAAAACCTAGAAAAATTATTATTTGTAGGTACTTTAAAAGGTCATAATCATAAGGTTCTTTCAGTTGCTTTTAGTCCAGATGGTAGAATATTAGCTAGTGGAAGTGATGATAAAACTATCAAGATTTGGGATTTAGCGACTCAGCAACATCGTACTCTTGAAGGACATGGAGAATCTTCTTGGTCTGGAGGGATTAATTCAGTTGCTTTTAGTCCAGATGGTAAAATATTAGCAAGTGGAAGTGATGATAAAACAATTAAATTGTGGGATATAAATACGGGAATAGAAATTTTCACGTTCACAGGACATGAAGAAAAAGTTTACTCTGTCGTATTTAGTCCCTTGGGAAAAATGTTAGCTAGTGGGAGTAAAGATAAAACTGTCAAACTATGGTCTTTAGAACAGGGGAAAGAAATTCACTCTTTCAAAGGTCATACAGATGATGTGTTATGTGTGGCTTTTAGTCCAGACGGTAAAATTTTAGCTAGTGGTAGCAAAGATAAGACCATTACAATTGTGTATTTAGGTCAACAAAAAGTCCAAACTATTACAACTGATTCTGATTGGTTTGCAGATATTAATTCTCTTGCATTCAGTCCATATGGCAAAATTTTAGCTAGTGCTAGTCAGAAGAAGAAAATTCAATTATGGGATATAGAAACCTGTCAAAAGATTCGCACTCTCAAAGGTCATGATGATGACGTTCTTTCTGTTGCATTTAGTCCCAATGGTAAAATTTTAGCAAGTGCGAGTAAAGATAAAACTGTTAAACTATGGTTTGTAGATAGTGGTGAAGAAATTTCCAGCGTCAAATGTGCTGATGATACAGTTTATTCAGTTGCTTTTAGCCCAGATGGTAAAATATTAGCTGCGGGAAGTGGAGATAAAACGATTACCTTATTTCCTTGTAAGTGAGGCGTGAATTTTATTTATTTATTAATTTAGTTAAATTAGTCGGCTTAAGCCGACTTTCGCTATTAGCCGGGGAATTAATTCCCCGGAGGCTAAAGTTTTTTATCTGTGGTTGCCTTAACCATCAGAATGTCCCACAATTATCTGATATTTATATTTTATGCCGTTTGTTCAGTTTCCGTCTCTACCTTCTGCCCAATTTTCGGTTCTGTACCCGCAATTAATCGCTCAATATTACTGCGGTGACGAATAATAACATATAAACCTCCAGCAATACCAAAAAGTATATATGGTAAAGGTTGATGGAAAATTGCCATCAAAATGGAAACAGCAACAGCACCAGCAATAGAACTCAAAGACACAATTCTCGATATGGCAATAACAACGGCAAAAATTCCTATTGTTGACAAACCAACCTGCCAACTTAATGCTAACAAAATCCCTATACCAGTAGCCACAGACTTACCACCAGTAAAGCCTAAAAAGATTGATTTACTGTGTCCTAAAATTGCGGCAAATCCAGATAAAGTTACTAAATAAGGTTGCCAAATTTCTAAATTTATAGTTAACGGGATTAAATTATAACTAGGAGCAAGATTGCATAAAACATAAACTAGATTTATTGCTAAAACTCCCTTTAACCCATCAATTAATAACACAGATGCCCC contains the following coding sequences:
- the plsY gene encoding glycerol-3-phosphate 1-O-acyltransferase PlsY; this translates as MAIWLTLCGAVVLIAYLLGSFPTGYLAGKLLKGIDIREVGSGSTGATNVLRTLGKVPGASVLLIDGLKGVLAINLVYVLCNLAPSYNLIPLTINLEIWQPYLVTLSGFAAILGHSKSIFLGFTGGKSVATGIGILLALSWQVGLSTIGIFAVVIAISRIVSLSSIAGAVAVSILMAIFHQPLPYILFGIAGGLYVIIRHRSNIERLIAGTEPKIGQKVETETEQTA
- a CDS encoding WD40 repeat domain-containing protein → MSKRSWLEISEYICLGLSVLGTITATVTQQVVYAAIPLSLSMALNLANRPRFNYSQSQQQIEQLQSSLQNMTDNFYQVTETMDTSNQRLQQIDAWRQQLIQIIDQKIEISIQELTANINQFNQQIQVVNNRLTRLDNSLQNLNQTIHQQGEELITVQELKSEFSQFNQQIEVVNSRFEQIENSIKNWSENSQKQLAELRQNQENQSLEFSQFNQQIEVVNSRFEQIENSIKDWSENSQKQLAELRQNQENQSLEFAQLSQKIEIVKPRFEQIDNSTQQLHQTIGKQAEELEQVKQNQDTESSKFNNLFNSINDSIKQSLTALDVLTELDSSLDALLKPLQTENQSTSQTNLEFNQAIPTTSSSDQNLEKLLFVGTLKGHNHKVLSVAFSPDGRILASGSDDKTIKIWDLATQQHRTLEGHGESSWSGGINSVAFSPDGKILASGSDDKTIKLWDINTGIEIFTFTGHEEKVYSVVFSPLGKMLASGSKDKTVKLWSLEQGKEIHSFKGHTDDVLCVAFSPDGKILASGSKDKTITIVYLGQQKVQTITTDSDWFADINSLAFSPYGKILASASQKKKIQLWDIETCQKIRTLKGHDDDVLSVAFSPNGKILASASKDKTVKLWFVDSGEEISSVKCADDTVYSVAFSPDGKILAAGSGDKTITLFPCK